From the Methanobrevibacter sp. genome, the window CTTCTACGTCTCTCTTCCTCTTTTTTACGATCGATTTCACGTTGAATTGCATTAATTATACTTTTTTTAAGATTACTATTTTCTGCAAATTCCCATTTAAGTCTTTCACGATATTCAAATTGAGATTCACCCATAGCTGGAGCTAAAGAATCCAAATAATTTTCACTGAATTTGGAATTCCACTTTAATTCCACTATATCGAATACAGGTTTTTTATATTTTTTATTTTTAATCTGATTAACTCTTTCTTCAGCATATGGAAGAAAGGTTCCACATTTTTTGCACCTGTATTTACCTACATTCATTATGCTAAGACAATTTATACAATAATGTGGGGAGACAATTTTCCATCTTGCAAATATTTCACTTAAATGATCCCCCACTCTTGATTTATTTGATTGAAGTTGTTGCTCATCACTACCAATCTTACTAAAATCATCTGGGAAATTTATTCCTAATCTCTTTTTGTAACGTAAGTATAAAATAGTATCACGCATTTCCTGTGGAAATCTATCTTTAATAATCCTTGATTCTACTTTACCATAATTTATTTCACATACATCAGATGTCCAAAGTTTTTCCCCACAATCTGTGCAGAATCGGTTTGTATATGAATTTTTTGCATTGCATTTTGGACAGTCTATAATACGAAATTCACATCCACATTCACATGTTGCTTGGCCTTTCTTAACAGGTCTTCCACAGTTAAGACAATATGGCTCAGGATTATCAAGAATCAGTTCGATTTCCTCATCGTCAAGCAGTTTATGACCGCAGTAAATGCAGAACTTATGCACTTCATTCATTTTATGACAGGAAGGACATTTTATTTTATCGACTATTTTATCACCCAAGATAAGCTAAATTACTCTCCAATGCAGTTACTCATCCAAATAACACTTAACTTTAGAAATGTTACTATTTTATAACACACATTTTAAATATGTCATTTACACAATACAACTTATACGGTTAATTTTATCTTAAAAAACATTTAAAATTTTTGGACAGTGAAAAATCAACTTTGTTCTAAAAAAAAGAATATTCATTATTGAATACATAATATTTATTATTCAATAAATTAAATTATTTTCATAAAGGAGATTAAAATTTTGAAGATGATGCTAACTCCCAGATTCGGAGAAATCGACGGAAGAAATGATTCCTGATGACATCAGATTAAAGCTGGAAAAGCTTTATTTAAATGAAGAGAATATTGGAAAGAAATAATCGTTACTTGCGAACAAGAATGAAATCTTGAAAAAAGTTAATAACATATACTTACGATTTATAGTCTATAAAATGGTGATTTTAATGAAAGCTACGGAATTACTTGAAGAAATAAGAGAAAACCTAAAGGATTATCCAATCGAATATTTAAGAAACAAGGTAACAGATGACCGCTACAAAGATCCTATAACCAAAAGCCTTGCCAAATACAACTCTGAAGCATGGGATGAAATATTTGCCCTAAACATCACAGATGATTTTGAAATAAAAGAAGGAGTTGTTGAAAATCTTAAAAATGACATTAACTTTTACTTTGACACCTATGCAGGAGGAGATGAAGAGACAAGGGAATTTACAAAATACATTTCACTTTATCTGGCACTGATTGCAAAAAGACCA encodes:
- a CDS encoding DUF2115 family protein, with protein sequence MKATELLEEIRENLKDYPIEYLRNKVTDDRYKDPITKSLAKYNSEAWDEIFALNITDDFEIKEGVVENLKNDINFYFDTYAGGDEETREFTKYISLYLALIAKRPLHPVGDNPTKDQVFMQNGEYKCKTRIMSIKDENSLCRYCICKNAGFSFGF